The genomic stretch CTCCAAGCACAGCTGCTTTCTTCACAGTACGATTTAAATCACCGACCACTCGGACGGTACTGACATCGAATTGTTCTTTCACTGTATCTACGAGTGTCTGCAGCGAGACAGGTTCAGCTAATTTTCCTACTCTGCCTAGACCAAGTGATCTTCCCTTCAGATCCATATGGTAGAGGTCATAAGCTACCTCCTCATATGGATGGGCTTTTAACATTGCCTGAACGACTTTGCTCTTTACAGAAGCAGGAACGATTGTTTCAATCCGCACCTCTTCTACACGCTCCATTTGACCTTCTGAGCCAATAAAAGGCTTAGTTCCTGCTCCAGGTACAAAAGTCCCTACACCGTCTATATTGAAGCTGCAGTGGCTGTAATCACCGATCGCACCGGCTCCTGCACCAAGAATAGCCTGCAGTACTTTTTCATGATGCGTCTTTGGTACAAATACCACCAATTTATATAAGTTTTCTGTATGCAAATCCTCAAGAGGAGAACTATTTTGAATTCCGATCGCCTCAGCCATCCAGTCATTAATTCCGCCTTCAGCGACATCCAGGTTTGTGTGACTAATGTATACCGCAATATCATGCTTTATCAGCTTTTCATATAATTTACCCATCGGAGAATCGGTAGTAAGCGATTTTAATGGCCGAAATATAATCGCATGGTGCGCAATAATTAAATCAGCCTGAATGCGGATCGCTTCATCAATAACCTCTTCTGTTACGTCAAGAGCAACAAGAACGTTCTTGATTTCTTTCTGGAGCGTTCCTAGCTGCAGTCCAATTCGATCATCAGGGACAGCCAGGTGTTTTGGTGCGAGCTGTTCCATATATGAAATTACAGTTTGTCCTTTTGCATACATAACAGTACCTCCTCAATCCGCTTCAACCTATTTTGAATTTCTTCGGCTTTTTCTTTTGCAGCAGGTAGATCTGAGTTAGACAAAGATTTTAGTACATGCTTTAGCTTGTCCATTTCCCAGTGCCATTTTTTAATAAAGACAGGACCTCCTTGTTCTACTAAAAAAGGACCCATCGCAATTAGCTCTTCCTTGCTCAGTTCGATTTCATTTTCGCGAGTACCGATTAATTTTGGTTCATAAATCTCCTCATTAGCGATATGAGAGAAATAAGCGGGTACGGCAGCAATAACTTCATAAATTTTTCCGTCTTCTTCAATAATTCGCTCTGCTTCAACAACAAAATCATGTTCATATAACCATTTACGGAGTATATCTTCTCCAACGTTAGGCTGCAGAATAAGCCGAGTGACACCTTTCAGCCGATGAATGCCCCGATCTAGGATTGCAGCAATCAGCGCTCCCCCCATACCTGCAATTGTAACTGTATCTACTTCTCCTGGTTCGATGACATCAAGGCCATCTCCTCTGCGCACTTCAATTTTCGCAGAAAGTCCTGCGCTTGCCACTTGTTTCTTTGCAGCTTCAAATGGACCTTCGTTCAGCTCGCCCGCAATCGCCTTCACAGCTTGACCGCTGCGAACACAAGCTACCGGCAAAAGTGCATGATCTGAACCAATATCAGCAAGTATCCGTCCCGGGTCCATTAGATCATGTAATAACTGCAATCTTTTTGACAATTTCACTTCACAACACCATCCATATTTACTTGGTTTACAGTCCAAGAGGACCTTCGCAGTAATGCATTCTCATTTGCAATCAGACAAAAAAAGAGCTAAAATAATGTTTATTAGCAAATTCAATACATTAGTTCCAAAAACAAGAAAACTTGTTCGTATTATTTATAAATAAAGAGGACCTCCTGCCACATCACACAGCAGAAGGCCCACTATTTCAACTATTCAAGAAAATCTTTCAGGCGTTTGCTGCGACTTGGATGGCGTAGCTTACGCAATGCTTTTGCTTCGATCTGACGAATCCGCTCACGTGTAACACCAAACACTTTACCTACTTCTTCAAGTGTTCTTGTACGTCCATCATCAAGACCAAACCGCAAACGAAGCACATTCTCTTCACGCTCAGTCAGCGTATCCAGCACATCTTCCAATTGCTCTTTAAGGAGTTCATAAGCTGCTGCATCTGCAGGAGCAAGTGCTTCCTGATCCTCGATAAAGTCTCCCAAATGAGAATCATCTTCCTCACCAATCGGTGTTTCCAGTGAAACCGGTTCTTGTGCAATCTTCGTAATTTCTCTTACTTTTTCTACACTCAGATCCATTTCAGCTGCAATCTCTTCCGGTGTTGGTTCGCGCCCTAACTCTTGAAGGAGCTGACGAGATACACGAATCAATTTGTTAATGGTTTCTACCATATGCACGGGAATACGAATGGTACGAGCCTGATCGGCAATTGCACGAGTGATCGCCTGGCGAATCCACCAAGTTGCATACGTACTAAATTTGAAACCTTTGTTGTGGTCAAACTTCTCAACCGCTTTGATTAGTCCCATGTTACCTTCTTGAATGAGATCTAGGAAAAGCATACCACGGCCCACATAACGCTTCGCAATACTTACAACGAGTCGTAAGTTCGCTTCTGCGAGGCGGCGTTTTGCTTCTTCGTCTCCATTCATAATACGCTTAGCGAGTTCAACCTCGTCATCTGCGGATAGAAGTGGAACACGGCCGATTTCTTTCAAATACATACGCACCGGGTCATTAATTTTGATACCTGGAGGTAAGCTTAAATCATCATCAAAACGGAAATCATCGCTATCATTGTTTTCGGAGTCTTCACTTGGACGAAGCGGGTTCTCCTCATCATTTTCATTCACTACATCGATTCCCAAATCACTGAGCTGTTCATAAAACTCATCCATTTGTTCCGGATCTTGATCAAATGGAGAAAGTTTCTCCATGATCTCTTTATAGTTTAATGACGCCCTCTTTTTACCTTGTTCAATCAGTTGGTCTTTTACTTGATCCAGCGTCAATTCTGTCTCTAGTTCAGTATGCTGATCATTCGCCATATTCCGACTCCCTCCTCCCTAGAAACATGCTATGCTAAAAACAATCACTGTCTCTCTAGGGTTATAATCTCACTTGCAATTTGTGCTGCACGCAAAAAGTCTCCGGATCGTTCGGCAGCAATCATTTCTTCTTTCTTCTGATCAATCTGCCTGAGTACAGGGTATTTAAGAACCTCTCGTATACAATCATCAAGGGCACTCTGATCCCACTGACCAGGAGCATCCATCATGGTGATTGAGCTCACTGTTTTTTCCAAGCGATCATCCTGAAGGGATAACATAAACAGTCCTGTATCCGGCGCTTTTCCTTGTGCGTAATAAGCATATAGATAAGCAGCAATTGCTGCATGATCGTTAATGTTAAAAGCCTCGCCTAAATGTTCGTTGACGTACCTTGCAGCTTCTTCGTCTTGAAGCATCCAGGATAGAAGCCTTCTCTCGGCCGCATGATAGGCAGGAAGAAGATTCGGTGTAGGAATCTGCCTATTTTGTTGCCTACCATTATTCCACCTTTTATCAATATTATCCCCAAAATGCTCGTTTTTTTGTATTTGTTGTCTTTCGAGGTTACATTCCTGCTTTAGAGTCTCGAAATCAACATCTACTTCAGATGAAAGTTCCCGAAGATATACTTCCCTTTCTGTTGGTGAAGAGAGGGGAGCTATCAGTTTGATGGCCTCCCTTGAATAAGCAATTCGACCACCTTCTTCTAGCAGTATATGGTTTTTCTTCAGGTTTATAAGCTTAAATTTTATCGGAGACACTGCACCCTCAATAATTTGATGGGTAAAGCGGTCACCGCCATGCTTTCGAATGAATTCATCCGGATCAAGTCCATCCGTTAGAAGCGCAATCTTGACGACAAGACCAGCGGATTCTAGGATAGGCAAGTTTTTTAGTGCAGCAGCTTGTCCGGCTTTATCACCGTCATAACAAATAATTACCTCATCACTGAGTGATTTAAGCATTCGTGCTTGGTTTTCTGTTAATGCGGTTCCCATTCCGGCCACACCATTAAGAATATCATGCTCCCACGCGGAGATTACGTCCCCGTATCCTTCAAACAAAATGGTCTGCCCTTTCTTACGAATGGACGACTTCGCATCATACATGTTATAGAGGATCCGACTTTTATTAAATAATCTCGTTTCGGGTGAGTTTAGATATTTGGGCTGGCCATCTCCCATGGTTCGTCCCGCAAAAGCAATAACCTTGCCGCTGCTGCTTTTAATTGGAAAAATAATACGATCTCGAAAACGGTCTACATATCCCCCGCCTTCATGTCGAGAAGAAATGAGTCCGCCCTTCTCCATTTCGGGAAGAGAGAAAGAACGTTTCTCAAGAAATTGAACCAGTGTATTCCATCCTGCAGGAGCATAACCAATCTGAAAATGATCAATTGCCTTATCGTTCATACCCCGACCACGCAAATATGTTATCGCTGCTTTTCCGTACTCCGTATTTTTGAGTAGATAATGGTATAATTTCGCAGTAAGTTCGTTCGCTTGCAGCAAACGCTCCGTTTCCGGATTGTGGTGCGCAACATCACGTCCATGCCAATCCCCAAGAGGGATATGACTTTCTTCTGCCATTGACTTTACAGCCTCGGGGAAGGTTAATCCTTCGATTTCCATCCTAAATTTGATGGCATTTCCACCCTTGCCGCAACCGTAGCAATAGAAAATCTGGCGTTCTGGTGTAACTGTAAACGAAGGGGTATTCTCTGAATGAAACGGACAAAGACCCTTCATGTATTTGCCCTGCTTGGTCAGATGTACAAATTTACTTACCGTGTCTACGATATCATGTTGCTGAAGAACTGATTCGATAACACTTTCCGGTATGTTACCCTGTCCGGCACTCATCCTAACCACCTTCATCTCTTAACACGTAAATATAATTCGCTAAACTCACACAAACTCCTGCAAATCTTTCAAAAGTTTTGTCAGTTTATGTTGAAATGTCCTGCGATCCTCATCTGTCAGCGGCTTTGGACCTTTCCCATAATGACCCCTTTTTCTTGCTTTTGCATGAGTATGTCTAGAATCAAGCAGAAAATCAATGTCCTGATTATCAATTATTTTTCCTCGAAAAGTAATAACACTGCAGTTCTTGGCTAGAGCCAGTGCAGCAAGTCCATAATCTTGAGTCACAACCACATCATGTGCACGTATATGATTCGCAATGTATAGATCGGCACTCTGATCGCTGCGATCTACTTGAATTACCGTTACCCCTTCTGCTGCCTCTAATCGGTGATCAAATGAAGATACCATCAGCACATGCATGTCAAACCTAGGAGCGGTTTCTGCAATCTCACGCTTTACGGGGCAAGCATCACCATCGACAACAATTCGCCTTTGCATATCTCCATCACCCGTCTCTTTTTAAATTCAGTCCGGGATATTATTATATACGCCTGAGACCATCCTAATTCCTGCCCAGGCATCAAATACAGCAAACAAAGAAAATAACACAGGACAGCGATATACGCTGCCCATTAATATATCCTTTTTTCCTATATCTTGTTTTGATAATCTCAACGTTCAGTATAGACCCTGATGATTATTACCAAACCAATTTGGAGAAATCAGCGAATGATTTCAAGTCTTGATCGATAGACGCGAGTAAGCCTAAGCGATTCGCACGAACAGCTTCGTCTTCTGCCATAACCATAACCGAATCGAAGAATTCGGTGATAGGCTCTTTCCAGGAGCTAGCCAAACTTAAGGCCTTCTCTGCATCATGACGAGCAATCGCTTCTTGGTAAGCAGGAGAAGTCGCCTTCCATGCATCATATAGTTTACGCTCTCCATCTTCCACAAATACCTCTTCACTAACCGAAGCATTAGAAGCTTTGGCAGCCAAATTACCTACACGGTTAAAGGAGTCTACTGTTGTTTTGAAATCTTCTTCAGAGACAACAGCATTCATCAAAGCAGCTCCGCGGCGCGTAACGGATACGATATCATTGTACTGAGCACTAATTACCGCATCCACTACATCATAACGCATGGTTTCAGACAAGAGCTTTTTGACCCGCAAACCAAAGAACTCCTGTAAGTCTTTACGTATTTCATCAGCTGGACGTTTCATCACTCTCATACTTTCGTGAACTCCGATGCCAATCTCAAAAATAGCATCCAAAGTTATAGGCAGTTCATGTTCATAAGCGATCTGTACGATACCTGCTGCTTGACGACGCAGAGCATAAGGATCTTGTGAACCCGTTGGAATAATACCGATCGAGAAACATCCTACGATGGTATCTATCTTATCAGCAATACTTACGATAGATCCAATCATCGATGCCGGAACTTGGTCAGAAGCTGATCTTGGCTGATAATGTTCAAAGATTGCTCTAGCTACCTCGGCGCGTTCCCCTGCTTTCAAAGCGTAATCTTCGCCCATAACCCCCTGCAATTCTGGGAATTCATAGACCATCTGTGTAACAAGATCAAATTTACAAATATCAGCTGCTCGGCTTACCGATTCCACCTGATCTGCCGGGATATCCAGCTTCGCTGCGAGTGCATCAGCAATTTTGCGGATGCGGCGGACTTTATCACCAACCGTACCCATCTCTTCTTGGAAAACAATGCTCTCAAGTTTGGATACTGCATCTTTAATTTGTAATTTTTGATCTTCTTCGTAAAAGAATTTCGCATCGGACAAACGTGCACGAAGCACTTTCTCATTCCCTTTTGCAATCACATCAAGCGATTCTTTTCCGCCGTTACGTACTGTGACGAAGTAAGGAAGCAATGTACCTTTATCATCAAACACAGGGAAATAACGTTGATGTTCACGCATCGAAGTAATCAGCACATCCTGCGGAATATGAAGGAATGAAGATTCAAACGTTCCGTATAACACTGTTGGCGTCTCAACGAGGAACAAGATTTCTTCAAGCAAATCTTCTTTTACACCAATGGTCCAGTTCTTCTCTTTAGCGAGCTCTTCAATTTGTTTCACAATCATTGCACGACGCTCTTCAATATCGACAATTACATGCTCAGAACGTAATGCTTCAACATAAGCAGAGGGCTCTTTAATCTCGATTTCTTTTCCTAAGAAACGGTGTCCTCGTGTAATATTGCCCGAAGTAACGCCCGCAACTTCTATAGAGACTACATCTGACCCAAAGAGTGCAACCATCCAGCGGATCGGACGAACAAATTTGAAATCATAAGAAGCCCAGCGCATAAATTTAGGGAATGTCATCGCATGTAAAATTTGCAGCAATCCTTCAGCAATCACTTCAGAAGTTTCCGTGCCTTTGCTGCTTTTCGTTGCGTAGATATACTCCACTCCGCCCAGTTCTTTAAACGTAAACTGCTCTGGAGAAACACCCTGGCTTCTCGCAAAACCAAGCGCTGCTTTGCTCCAATTTCCGTTTTCATCAACCGCAATTTTGCGTGAAGGTCCTTTTACTTCTTCTTCAATATCCTCTTGCTTTTCAGCAACGTCTTTAATAATGACAGCCAAACGACGCGGTGTCGCATAAGCTTCTACAGCACCATGGTTTACCCGAATACTGCTAAGCCATTTTTCCATCCGGTCCTGCAGCTGCTCAATCGCTCCGCGCACAAATCTTGCAGGCACTTCTTCCAGACCAATTTCAAATAGTAGATCTTTAGACATGATCCGCACCTCCTTGCTTAATCAATGGGAATCCGAGCTTCTCGCGCTCCGCTAGATACGTTGCAGCGACTTGACGTGCGAGATTACGTACTCTCGTAATATAGCCCGTCCGTTCCGTTACACTAATTGCTCCGCGGGCATCCAGCAGGTTAAACGTATGAGAGCATTTGAGCACATAATCATAAGCTGGGAATACCAGATCCTGATCCATTGCCTTTTTTGCTTCTTCTTCATACATGTTAAAGAGCGTAAATAACATACGAACATCCGATACTTCAAACGTATATTTAGAATGTTCCACTTCCGGTTGATGGAACACGTCCCCATATTTCACATCGCCTACCCACTCCAGGTCAAATACATTGTCTTTGTCCTGGATATAGGATGCCAGACGCTCCATACCATAGGTAATTTCAACAGAAACAGGACTTGTTTCGATCCCGCCGACTTGTTGGAAATAAGTGAACTGTGTAATTTCCATACCGTCGAGCCATACTTCCCAGCCGAGACCCGCACAACCAAGAGAAGGATTCTCCCAGTTATCTTCTACAAAACGGATATCATGCTGATTCGCATCAATACCGAGGGCCTTAAGACTGTCTAAATACAGTTCCTGAATATTGTCAGGAGAAGGTTTGATAATGACTTGGAACTGGTGATGTTGGTACAAACGGTTCGGGTTTTCTCCGTATCTTCCATCCGAAGGACGTCTTGACGGTTCCACATAAGCTACTTTCCATGGTTCAGGTCCGATGGAACGAAGGAAAGTCATTGGGTTCATTGTACCTGCGCCCTTTTCCGTATCATATGGCTGAACAATAATGCATTCCTGGCCTGCCCAGAACTCTTGCAGCGTTAAAATCATTTGCTGAAAATTCATGTACTTCTCTCCTTTTTCATCAGCTGTAGGACAGCAAAAAACCCCCGCCCTACGCCTGTTTTATACAGACGTAGGGACGAGAGTTAATCCCGCGGTTCCACCCTACTTGATTACCTCAAAGCTCAGAAGGAGCTTTAAAGCAATCCACTTTTCCGTATCATGTTCTGCTCACGAGTGCCGTTTCCTAAACAAAACCTGCCGGACTCTCACCTGCACCGACTCGCTAGTTAAGGTTTGTCTGTTCAGTACTTTCTCGATCAACGCATGTCTCAAAGAGACTATTATGGTTCATAATAACTTAGTGACAATGCGCTTGTCAAGGAAACATCCAGAATGGACTTTTGAATCACATTCTATAAACCGTACTTTTCCATTTGATCAAGAAAATGACGTGATTTTAATTTCAAGGCTAATTGTTGATCCATAAAAGCACGCATGATCACTTTAATTTCAGCCTTTGTCTCTTCACGTACAGAGATATTGCCAAGCCGCTGTAAATCCAGCGCTGAAAATAAGCGTAACAGTTTTAATGCCCTAGGGGTTATGTTCATGGCCGGTGGATCAAAGTGTTTACACGCACGGCATAGAACGCCTCCAAGACCCGGACTAATAAAATATTCTTCGTCCGGCCTCTCCCGTCCGCAGGAAATACAAGCTTGGAGCTCAGGTGCATATCCAGTGGATTGTAATATTTTCATTTCATAAAGATGAATAATAATAGCCGGATCTTTATCTTCTTGAAGAGCCCCGAGGCAAGCCTTTAATTGTTTGAACCAAAAGGTCCCTGTTTCATCATCCTGCAGCACACGATCTAATAACTCACAAGCATAAGAGGCAAATGCTGCCTTTATAATATCCTCACGGAGTAGATGGTGAGATTCAATAATTTCGCCTTGATTTAAGGTGCCCAGTCCCTGATTCCGAAAAAACACATATTCCCCATACGTAAACGGCTGTGTCAGGGCAGCATGACGGCTTTTTGCCTTCTTAGCTCCACGAACAAGAACTCCTACTTTACCTCCATTTTCGGTGCAAAGCGTAATAATCTTGTTCCCTTCGCCGTAGTCCATACTGCGGATGACGATCCCTTCCACCCTGTATAGCATGTTTCGTCCTCCACAAGCCACTCCTGCCGCACTTTACTAAGATTCGATCTGAATCGCATCAAAAGGTTCAACCTCCCCTTCAGCTTCGATTCCTACCTCATCCAAGGCAGATGCACAAGCTTCTTTGTACAGCAAGTAAGCATCAACATCTCCAGTCTTTGCAAAATACGTCCACGAAAAATCTCGCATAAGTATTCATCCTCTCTTGTGGAAATGACTTGATAAGCATCTAAGAGATAGGATGATACAAGGGAGATCTTTCTATGCACAAAACAGCACTGGAAGTGTACGGCAGAAAAGGCATTTCTCAAATATTCGAACTATTTACGCGTCTCGATGAAAACCTAAATCACGGAGAACACGGTCTTGATTCCGCCAGTCTTTTTTCACTTTTACCCAAAGTTCCAAAAATATTTTGGAACCGAGAAGTCTTTCAATATCTTGACGAGCTCGTTTCCCTACTTCTTTAAGAAGAGCGCCTTGTTTACCGATAATAATCCCTTTTTGAGAATCACGCTCCACATAAATCACAGCAGATACATACACTGTCCCGTTTTTCTCAGCACGCATATCTTCAATGGTAACAGCAATGGAGTGAGGAACTTCTTCACGTGTCATATGCAGAATTTTTTCACGAACAAGCTCAGCAATGACAAACTGTTCCGGATGATCTGTAATTTGATCTTCAGGATAATACTGAGGACCTGCCGGCAAATACTTCTTAACTTGATCAAGAAGTGTATTTACGTTATTGCCAAGCTTGGCTGAAATCGGTACGATCTCGGCAAACTCATGCAGCTTGCTGTATTGTTCAATTAGAGGCAAAAGAGCTTCAGGCTCAATTTGATCGATTTTGTTTAACACAAGGATGACAGGCGTTTTTACATCTTTCAACTGTTCGGCAATAAAGCGGTCGCCGCCGCCCATTCCATCTGCAGCATCCACCAAAAATAGAACCGCTTCTACTTCTCGAAGCGTATTAAGTGCCGTCATATTCATGAAATCGCCTAGTTTAGATTGACGTTTATGAATACCTGGTGTGTCTAAGAAAACGATTTGCATATTGTCTGCGGTATATACCCCATGAATTTTATTTCTTGTAGTTTGCGGTTTATCAGACATAATGGCAATTTTCTGCCCGATGACTTGATTCATTAAGGTGGATTTACCTACATTCGGTCTGCCGATAATGGCTACAAAACCCGATTTAAATTCTTTTTTTGACATATTTCCTCCACATTAGGGCTATAGCCCTGTACATTGATTTTATACTTTCGCAAGATCTTGAGGGCCGAATGCACCTGGCAGTAGTTCGGAGACGGTTGTTTCCATCATGTCACCCTTCAGGTTTCCTAAATAAACAGGCATATCTGATTCACACAATTCAAACATCACCTGACGACATATACCGCAAGGAGAGATCGGACCTTCTGTATCTCCTACGATTGCTATTGCTTTAAACTTTCTAGGCGCATGGCCGCTTGCGATGGCACTAAACACAGCCGTTCGCTCTGCGCAGTTACTTGGACCGTAAGCTGCATTTTCAATATTACAACCATGATAAATATGGCCATCTTCCCCGACCAGTGCAGCACCCACTCCAAAGTGAGAGTACGGGATATAAGCTTTCTTTCGAGCTTCAATGGCTTCTTTCATTAAACTTTGCTTATCCATATATCTTACCTCTTTCTAGAACGAAATGTTATTTATTTTAGAAAGCCCATGTTATCAGCGGCTCCCAAAAAACAAATATTGCAATAATGACGGCAAAAACCGCCGCCAGCAGCACAGCTCCAGCAGCGGTATCTTTAGCGGATTTTGCGAGCAAATGAAACTCAGGGGAGGCAAGGTCTACGACCCGTTCAACAGCGGTATTCAGCAGCTCTGTAACCATCACACCAGCAATTGCCACACAGATGAACATCCAGTCTACCTGCGAGATATGAAAAAACAGGCCTGCAACAACGGCAAGGAGAGCACAAGCCGCATGAACACGCAGATTTCGCTGCGTTAGAAAACTTTCGATTAAGCCCTCCACTGCGTTACGAAATACATCACCCCATGAGCGCTTCTTCATTACCGACTGAGCCCCACCTCAGCAAGAACTTTTTCCTGTTTTCCCATCATTTCCGCTTCACTAGCTTCGTCCTGATGATCATAACCTAACAAATGAAGAAAACCATGCACAAACAAAAATCCGATCTCACGATCAATAGAATGACCGTATTCCTTACTTTGAGCAATCGCGGTCTCCACTGAGATTATAATATCTCCAAGGATTTCAGGGAGATCTATAGCTTCATTCTCACCAAGATCATAAATAATATCCAGTTCTTCATCAATCGATTCGTTCATCGCAAAAGAAAGTACATCGGTAGGACGATCGATTCCCCGATACTCCTTATTTAGCTCATGAATCTCCTGATCTGTTACAAAAGTGAGGGCTACCTCACCATCTGTAATCTTCTCCATCTCGGCAGCTTTTTCAAGCAGTTTTTCTAAAGTCCCAATCAATTCTTCCGTAATCTCAACAACTTCTTGGTTATTGTTCCATACGAGCTGCACACTCATTTTCGTATGCTCCTTATCTTTATACTCTATTGTTATCTTAATAAGCGGTTAAGTCTGACGCTAAGACTTTTCAATGCTGGCTCTGACTTAACTTTTTGGTTTCTTTATTTCTTCCGGATATTCGATTCGAGAATGGAAAATACCCATTACCGCTTCTTTTAACGTCTTCGCCACAATATCCAGCTCACGCATGGTCAAATCGCAATCATTCAGCTGATGATCATCGAGCCTGCTTTTGATAATCTTCTCAATCATCGTTTCTACCTGTTCTACCGTCGGTTTCCGTAAGGAACGAACTGCGGCTTCCACGCTGTCTGCAATTCCTACAATAGCTGCTTCTTTGGACTGAGCTTTAGGACCTGGATATCTGAAATCTTCTTCCGTAAAATCAGGTTCTACTCCTGCCTCTTCCGCCTGCTTTATCGCCTTTTGATAGAAAAAGTGCAAGAAGGTTGTTCCATGATGCTGCTCTGCAATATCTCGGATTCGTTTAGGAAGTTTATATTCTTTTTGCATCTCCACACCATCTCTTGCATGAGCGATAATAATGGACTTACTCAGCTTAGGATCGAGTGTGTCATGCGGATTCTCCATATTGTTCTGATTCTCGATAAAATAAATCGGCCGTTTTGTTTTTCCAATATCATGATAATAAGAGCCCACTCTGCATAAGAGTCCATCTGCGCCGATCGCTTCAGCAGCTGCCTCAGACAAGTTACCTACCATCACACTGTGATGATAAGTTCCCGGTGTTTCTGTAAGCAGTTTGCGTAATAACGGGTGATTCGGATTCGACAACTCTACGAGCTTCAAAGCGGATAAAATTCCAAATGTAGATTCAAAAAACGGCATGAGACCAATGGCAAGAATCGCCATCAGAATTCCACCTGCAAAAGCAAAACCTACTCCGTACAGCGCATTCGTACGATCCCAGTCACCATCTCCAAGAATCGAAAGCATGAA from Paenibacillus polygoni encodes the following:
- a CDS encoding Nif3-like dinuclear metal center hexameric protein, translating into MYAKGQTVISYMEQLAPKHLAVPDDRIGLQLGTLQKEIKNVLVALDVTEEVIDEAIRIQADLIIAHHAIIFRPLKSLTTDSPMGKLYEKLIKHDIAVYISHTNLDVAEGGINDWMAEAIGIQNSSPLEDLHTENLYKLVVFVPKTHHEKVLQAILGAGAGAIGDYSHCSFNIDGVGTFVPGAGTKPFIGSEGQMERVEEVRIETIVPASVKSKVVQAMLKAHPYEEVAYDLYHMDLKGRSLGLGRVGKLAEPVSLQTLVDTVKEQFDVSTVRVVGDLNRTVKKAAVLGGSGSRYVNLALFKGADVIVTGDIDYHTAQDALMAGIAIIDPGHNIEKIMKPNTAKWLRSKLEQHQYETKVHASEINTEPFQFV
- a CDS encoding tRNA (adenine(22)-N(1))-methyltransferase; translation: MKLSKRLQLLHDLMDPGRILADIGSDHALLPVACVRSGQAVKAIAGELNEGPFEAAKKQVASAGLSAKIEVRRGDGLDVIEPGEVDTVTIAGMGGALIAAILDRGIHRLKGVTRLILQPNVGEDILRKWLYEHDFVVEAERIIEEDGKIYEVIAAVPAYFSHIANEEIYEPKLIGTRENEIELSKEELIAMGPFLVEQGGPVFIKKWHWEMDKLKHVLKSLSNSDLPAAKEKAEEIQNRLKRIEEVLLCMQKDKL
- the rpoD gene encoding RNA polymerase sigma factor RpoD, with the translated sequence MANDQHTELETELTLDQVKDQLIEQGKKRASLNYKEIMEKLSPFDQDPEQMDEFYEQLSDLGIDVVNENDEENPLRPSEDSENNDSDDFRFDDDLSLPPGIKINDPVRMYLKEIGRVPLLSADDEVELAKRIMNGDEEAKRRLAEANLRLVVSIAKRYVGRGMLFLDLIQEGNMGLIKAVEKFDHNKGFKFSTYATWWIRQAITRAIADQARTIRIPVHMVETINKLIRVSRQLLQELGREPTPEEIAAEMDLSVEKVREITKIAQEPVSLETPIGEEDDSHLGDFIEDQEALAPADAAAYELLKEQLEDVLDTLTEREENVLRLRFGLDDGRTRTLEEVGKVFGVTRERIRQIEAKALRKLRHPSRSKRLKDFLE
- the dnaG gene encoding DNA primase; this encodes MSAGQGNIPESVIESVLQQHDIVDTVSKFVHLTKQGKYMKGLCPFHSENTPSFTVTPERQIFYCYGCGKGGNAIKFRMEIEGLTFPEAVKSMAEESHIPLGDWHGRDVAHHNPETERLLQANELTAKLYHYLLKNTEYGKAAITYLRGRGMNDKAIDHFQIGYAPAGWNTLVQFLEKRSFSLPEMEKGGLISSRHEGGGYVDRFRDRIIFPIKSSSGKVIAFAGRTMGDGQPKYLNSPETRLFNKSRILYNMYDAKSSIRKKGQTILFEGYGDVISAWEHDILNGVAGMGTALTENQARMLKSLSDEVIICYDGDKAGQAAALKNLPILESAGLVVKIALLTDGLDPDEFIRKHGGDRFTHQIIEGAVSPIKFKLINLKKNHILLEEGGRIAYSREAIKLIAPLSSPTEREVYLRELSSEVDVDFETLKQECNLERQQIQKNEHFGDNIDKRWNNGRQQNRQIPTPNLLPAYHAAERRLLSWMLQDEEAARYVNEHLGEAFNINDHAAIAAYLYAYYAQGKAPDTGLFMLSLQDDRLEKTVSSITMMDAPGQWDQSALDDCIREVLKYPVLRQIDQKKEEMIAAERSGDFLRAAQIASEIITLERQ
- a CDS encoding YaiI/YqxD family protein, with the protein product MQRRIVVDGDACPVKREIAETAPRFDMHVLMVSSFDHRLEAAEGVTVIQVDRSDQSADLYIANHIRAHDVVVTQDYGLAALALAKNCSVITFRGKIIDNQDIDFLLDSRHTHAKARKRGHYGKGPKPLTDEDRRTFQHKLTKLLKDLQEFV
- the glyS gene encoding glycine--tRNA ligase subunit beta; amino-acid sequence: MSKDLLFEIGLEEVPARFVRGAIEQLQDRMEKWLSSIRVNHGAVEAYATPRRLAVIIKDVAEKQEDIEEEVKGPSRKIAVDENGNWSKAALGFARSQGVSPEQFTFKELGGVEYIYATKSSKGTETSEVIAEGLLQILHAMTFPKFMRWASYDFKFVRPIRWMVALFGSDVVSIEVAGVTSGNITRGHRFLGKEIEIKEPSAYVEALRSEHVIVDIEERRAMIVKQIEELAKEKNWTIGVKEDLLEEILFLVETPTVLYGTFESSFLHIPQDVLITSMREHQRYFPVFDDKGTLLPYFVTVRNGGKESLDVIAKGNEKVLRARLSDAKFFYEEDQKLQIKDAVSKLESIVFQEEMGTVGDKVRRIRKIADALAAKLDIPADQVESVSRAADICKFDLVTQMVYEFPELQGVMGEDYALKAGERAEVARAIFEHYQPRSASDQVPASMIGSIVSIADKIDTIVGCFSIGIIPTGSQDPYALRRQAAGIVQIAYEHELPITLDAIFEIGIGVHESMRVMKRPADEIRKDLQEFFGLRVKKLLSETMRYDVVDAVISAQYNDIVSVTRRGAALMNAVVSEEDFKTTVDSFNRVGNLAAKASNASVSEEVFVEDGERKLYDAWKATSPAYQEAIARHDAEKALSLASSWKEPITEFFDSVMVMAEDEAVRANRLGLLASIDQDLKSFADFSKLVW